Proteins from a genomic interval of Coriobacteriia bacterium:
- the recJ gene encoding single-stranded-DNA-specific exonuclease RecJ, which produces MTEAACPRSPWRLARVDEAACRRLAEEGGFSPVMARLLASRGISEPARARAFLAPSLDLSWRPPEELPGMPEAAAEVAAAVREGKRIVVFGDFDLDGISAAAVGACGLGALGGEAVALVPHRFREGYGLSEPAIERILAERPGLVVTVDCGISSAAEVDRLLAAGVRAVVTDHHEPGAGVPRGVPVVDAKLAGREAPGCDLAGAGVALKLVQAVGRALGDTEGWRELTDLASLGTVADVVPLLGENRALVADGLARMRSRPRAGVAALAHVAGVEIDSVVSEQVAFWLAPRLNAAGRMADPALALELLLAEEPLHAAELARTLDEHNRLRQAAEQDLFEEAEALAREGLRPGDRALVLAGEGWHDGVKGIVAARLASAFGVPTLLFRTEDGAAVGSGRTWGRVDLYETVSAAADLLDRFGGHAAAVGLSLPADRLDEFRERMAGTLATLPESAFAVETVVDAEVALETLSLELEAEIALLEPFGHANPRPLLATRGVFMNGRRRVGRDGTHLRFDAFDGAVSVGAIAFRCRDIESLTECCQAVDLAYQLNADEWRGRRRVAMQVREVRPRPAPRDAPAAELVEDLFARAEEVLARAEEAYAGIGEADAFHSKLAGVTFEGRQDVVARLRPGTPLRLDRQPDNSHDPNACALFDAAGDQVGFLNRHLAAALAPVLDAGVEYDVEVTEVTGGEPPAGSAAEEGPRSLGVNVLLSRRDASAEASEAVEAALERRAALAGLAPDALEAALLRHFIGEREPHSAQREALAHLDRGRSCLTVMATGRGKSLIFHVHAARRAIACAEASVFVYPLRALVADQAFHLEESLAAIGVSCRTVTGESTLTERDALFSQLAEGRADVVLTTPEFLELDSARFAESGRVRFLVVDEAHHVGRTAGGHRPAYGRLGRVLEVLGGPVVCAVTATAGDAAAGAVREVLGIETVVADPTVRENLSLEDRRGAAGRAEEKDVYLAALAARGEKLIAYVNSREQSVRIARTLRGRVPGVAWRVAYYNGGLTRSARHAVERAFRDGEITVVVATSAFGEGVNVADVRHVVLYHLPFNDVEFNQTCGRAGRDGAPAAVHLLFGPNDARLNEMILSSSAPSREDLGALYLTLREMQAGSEGGPFEVTNAELAERVRRRDRRSRLTDRGVSAGIGVFRELGLATGEGSGSYRRLRVPDAQRRVDLTSSVRYAEGLREIEAFESFRAWVLGAPAEELLAHLNRPILPSPVA; this is translated from the coding sequence ATGACGGAAGCCGCTTGTCCCCGCAGCCCCTGGCGCCTCGCGCGCGTGGACGAGGCCGCCTGCCGGCGGCTGGCCGAGGAGGGCGGCTTCTCGCCGGTCATGGCTCGCTTGCTCGCCTCCAGGGGCATCTCGGAACCGGCCCGGGCCCGGGCGTTCCTGGCGCCGTCGCTGGACCTGTCCTGGCGGCCGCCCGAGGAGCTGCCCGGCATGCCCGAGGCGGCCGCCGAGGTCGCCGCGGCGGTACGGGAGGGGAAGCGGATTGTCGTCTTCGGCGACTTCGATCTCGACGGCATCTCGGCGGCGGCCGTGGGCGCGTGCGGTCTCGGGGCACTCGGCGGAGAGGCCGTGGCGCTGGTGCCGCATCGTTTCCGGGAGGGGTACGGTCTCTCGGAGCCGGCCATCGAGCGGATCCTGGCCGAGCGCCCGGGGCTCGTCGTCACGGTGGACTGCGGGATCTCCTCCGCCGCGGAGGTGGACCGCCTGCTCGCCGCGGGCGTCCGGGCGGTGGTGACCGACCACCACGAGCCGGGCGCCGGCGTGCCGCGAGGCGTGCCGGTCGTGGACGCCAAGCTCGCCGGGCGCGAGGCGCCGGGGTGCGACCTCGCCGGCGCGGGCGTGGCGCTGAAGCTCGTGCAGGCCGTCGGGCGCGCCCTGGGCGACACGGAGGGCTGGCGGGAGCTGACCGACCTCGCGTCGCTGGGCACGGTGGCCGACGTCGTGCCGCTGCTCGGCGAGAACCGCGCGCTGGTGGCCGACGGGCTCGCACGCATGCGCTCCCGTCCGCGGGCCGGCGTGGCCGCCCTGGCGCACGTCGCGGGCGTCGAGATCGACTCCGTCGTCTCGGAGCAGGTGGCGTTCTGGCTGGCCCCGCGCCTCAACGCCGCGGGGAGGATGGCCGACCCGGCGCTGGCCCTCGAGCTGCTGCTCGCCGAGGAACCGCTCCACGCCGCCGAGCTGGCCCGCACGCTCGACGAGCACAACCGGCTGCGGCAGGCGGCGGAGCAAGACCTGTTCGAGGAGGCCGAGGCGCTCGCGCGCGAAGGGCTGCGTCCCGGCGACCGCGCCCTCGTGCTCGCCGGTGAGGGGTGGCACGACGGCGTCAAGGGGATCGTGGCGGCCCGGCTGGCCTCGGCCTTCGGCGTGCCGACACTGCTGTTCCGCACCGAGGACGGGGCGGCCGTCGGCTCCGGCCGGACGTGGGGGCGCGTCGACCTCTACGAGACGGTGTCCGCTGCGGCGGACCTCCTGGACCGCTTCGGGGGCCACGCCGCGGCCGTGGGCCTCAGCCTGCCCGCCGATCGCCTGGACGAGTTCCGCGAGCGGATGGCCGGCACGCTGGCGACGCTTCCCGAGAGCGCGTTCGCCGTCGAGACCGTGGTCGACGCCGAGGTCGCGCTGGAGACGCTCTCGCTCGAGCTCGAGGCCGAGATCGCGCTGCTGGAGCCGTTCGGGCACGCGAACCCCCGCCCGCTGCTCGCGACGCGCGGCGTGTTCATGAACGGCCGCCGCCGGGTCGGGCGCGACGGCACCCACCTTCGGTTCGACGCGTTCGACGGAGCCGTCTCGGTCGGGGCGATCGCGTTCCGCTGCCGGGACATAGAGAGCCTGACGGAGTGCTGCCAGGCGGTCGACCTCGCATACCAGCTCAACGCCGACGAGTGGCGGGGGCGGCGGCGGGTCGCGATGCAGGTGCGCGAGGTGCGCCCGCGGCCCGCTCCGCGGGACGCGCCCGCCGCCGAGCTGGTCGAGGACCTCTTCGCCCGCGCCGAGGAGGTGCTGGCCCGCGCCGAGGAGGCATACGCCGGCATCGGAGAGGCCGACGCGTTCCACAGCAAGCTCGCCGGCGTCACGTTCGAGGGGCGGCAGGACGTCGTCGCTCGTCTGCGGCCGGGCACGCCGCTGCGGCTCGACCGCCAGCCGGACAACTCCCACGACCCGAACGCCTGCGCGCTGTTCGACGCGGCCGGGGACCAGGTCGGCTTCCTCAACCGGCACCTCGCCGCGGCGCTGGCGCCCGTCCTGGATGCCGGCGTCGAGTACGACGTCGAGGTGACCGAGGTGACCGGCGGCGAGCCGCCGGCCGGATCCGCGGCCGAGGAGGGCCCGCGGAGCCTCGGCGTGAACGTGCTCCTGTCGCGGCGCGACGCCTCCGCCGAGGCGTCCGAGGCGGTCGAGGCGGCGCTGGAGCGGCGCGCTGCGCTGGCGGGGCTCGCCCCGGACGCGCTGGAGGCGGCGCTCCTGCGCCACTTCATCGGGGAGCGCGAACCGCACTCCGCTCAGCGCGAGGCTCTCGCCCACCTGGACCGAGGACGCAGCTGCCTGACGGTGATGGCGACGGGCCGGGGCAAGTCGCTCATCTTCCACGTGCACGCGGCGCGCCGCGCGATCGCGTGTGCGGAGGCGTCCGTCTTCGTGTACCCGCTGCGCGCGCTCGTCGCGGACCAGGCGTTCCACCTCGAGGAATCGCTCGCGGCGATCGGCGTGTCCTGCCGCACGGTCACGGGCGAGTCCACGCTGACCGAACGGGACGCGCTGTTCTCGCAGCTCGCCGAGGGCCGCGCCGACGTGGTGCTCACCACGCCGGAGTTCCTCGAACTCGACTCCGCCCGCTTCGCCGAGAGCGGGCGGGTCCGCTTCCTCGTGGTGGACGAGGCCCACCACGTCGGCCGGACGGCGGGCGGCCACCGTCCGGCATACGGGCGGCTCGGCCGCGTGCTGGAGGTCCTCGGCGGTCCGGTCGTGTGCGCCGTCACAGCGACCGCCGGGGACGCCGCCGCCGGCGCGGTGCGCGAGGTCCTCGGCATCGAGACCGTCGTCGCGGACCCGACGGTACGCGAGAACCTGTCGCTGGAGGACCGGCGCGGAGCCGCCGGGCGCGCCGAGGAGAAGGACGTCTACCTGGCCGCGCTGGCGGCGAGGGGCGAGAAGCTGATCGCGTACGTGAACAGCCGCGAGCAGTCGGTGCGCATCGCTCGCACGCTGCGCGGTCGCGTGCCCGGAGTGGCCTGGCGGGTGGCCTACTACAACGGCGGCCTGACGCGATCCGCCCGGCACGCCGTCGAACGGGCGTTCCGAGACGGCGAGATCACGGTGGTCGTCGCGACCAGCGCCTTCGGCGAGGGCGTCAACGTCGCGGACGTGCGGCACGTCGTCCTCTACCACCTGCCTTTCAACGACGTCGAGTTCAACCAGACGTGCGGACGGGCGGGACGCGACGGCGCCCCCGCCGCGGTCCACCTGCTGTTCGGGCCGAACGACGCCAGGCTCAACGAGATGATCCTCTCCTCGTCGGCGCCCTCGCGCGAGGATCTCGGCGCGCTCTACCTGACCTTGAGGGAGATGCAGGCCGGGAGCGAGGGAGGGCCGTTCGAGGTCACCAACGCCGAGCTCGCCGAGCGGGTCCGGCGGCGGGACCGCCGGAGCAGGCTGACCGACCGCGGCGTCTCCGCCGGCATCGGCGTCTTCCGAGAGCTCGGGCTCGCCACGGGAGAGGGGAGCGGGTCGTACCGGCGCCTGCGGGTGCCCGACGCGCAGCGCAGGGTCGACCTGACGTCGTCGGTGCGCTACGCGGAGGGGCTGCGGGAGATCGAGGCGTTCGAGTCGTTCCGCGCCTGGGTGCTCGGCGCACCGGCCGAGGAGTTGCTAGCACACCTCAACCGCCCTATCCTGCCATCACCCGTCGCCTGA
- the secF gene encoding protein translocase subunit SecF has product MPRIEFIGRSRWLLAFSAALVLFSVVALAVRGLTFGIEFQGGTVMHFIGADDTGVEDVRQALDDAGVPEAANATIQRTEEGEFIVRTAESDPDAAAEALDRLSGILGLPEQEPNVTTIGPGWGRNITNAALLALAVSLGAILLYIAVRFEYKMSVIAVGTLVHDIVIVLGVYALAARAVTPNTVAALLSILGYSLYDTVVVFHRIRENSQHLVKTTFSHMANDSLNQVLIRSLNTSVTSIIPVIVLFFFGGETLQDFAFALMIGIALGVYSSIGFATPLYVMWKETEPKYRALAKRAGRTS; this is encoded by the coding sequence GTGCCTAGGATCGAGTTCATCGGCAGGAGCCGCTGGCTCCTCGCGTTCTCGGCGGCGCTGGTGCTGTTCTCCGTGGTGGCTCTCGCGGTCCGGGGACTCACCTTCGGCATCGAGTTCCAGGGCGGCACGGTGATGCACTTCATCGGCGCGGACGACACCGGCGTCGAGGACGTCCGGCAGGCGCTCGACGACGCCGGGGTCCCCGAGGCGGCCAACGCGACGATCCAGCGCACCGAGGAGGGCGAGTTCATCGTACGCACGGCCGAGTCGGACCCGGACGCGGCCGCGGAGGCGCTCGACCGGCTCTCCGGGATCCTCGGGCTGCCGGAGCAGGAGCCGAACGTCACCACGATCGGGCCCGGGTGGGGCCGCAACATAACGAACGCGGCGTTGCTGGCGCTCGCTGTCTCGCTCGGGGCGATCCTGCTCTACATCGCCGTTCGCTTCGAGTACAAGATGAGCGTCATCGCCGTGGGCACGCTGGTCCACGACATCGTCATCGTGCTCGGCGTCTACGCGCTCGCCGCCCGGGCGGTCACGCCCAACACCGTCGCGGCGCTGCTGAGCATCCTGGGATACTCGCTGTACGACACGGTCGTGGTCTTCCACCGTATCCGCGAGAACTCGCAGCACCTGGTGAAGACGACCTTCTCGCACATGGCCAACGACTCCTTGAACCAGGTGCTCATACGCTCGCTCAACACGTCGGTGACCTCGATCATCCCGGTCATCGTGCTGTTCTTCTTCGGCGGGGAGACCCTGCAGGACTTCGCGTTCGCGCTGATGATAGGGATAGCGCTGGGCGTGTACTCCTCGATCGGTTTCGCCACGCCCCTGTACGTCATGTGGAAGGAGACCGAGCCCAAGTACCGCGCGCTGGCCAAGCGGGCCGGCCGCACCTCGTAG
- the secD gene encoding protein translocase subunit SecD has product MDPRQRNVLFVAAMVVLAALAWWQFWPPGAQIRQGLDIQGGVSVILTAEEVGVTQQQMARVETVMLNRVNGLGVSEATVQRQGDRSLLVQLPGVRDVEGALEALGSTGRLEFVDVASLPATVQAGIEEGAQIPEGTPYEPVLTGEVIQRAAPGTDDLGRIVVNLSMDRRGAEAWAQYTGANVGERVAIVLDGTVQSAPQIRERIPTGETQISGDFTPEEARRLAAVLEAGALPVSLEFSESRVVGPTLGQESLRQGLLAGLAGLGLVAVYMLAVYRGLGVLSWVSLGVFGSIFLGILAVMSKAGVFTLTLPGIAGIVLTVGLAADSAILMFERFKEEVRLGKTARSAAVSGTRHAYGTNLDGDLVTFVTALVLYVLSIGPVRGFALTLMIGLAVDLFVAWFLTRPAMILIAESAASKTPWLLGLRGGGTRA; this is encoded by the coding sequence ATGGATCCCAGGCAACGCAACGTGCTGTTCGTCGCGGCCATGGTCGTCCTGGCCGCGCTGGCCTGGTGGCAGTTCTGGCCGCCGGGCGCCCAGATACGGCAGGGGCTCGACATCCAAGGCGGTGTCTCGGTCATCCTCACCGCCGAGGAAGTCGGTGTGACCCAGCAGCAGATGGCGCGTGTCGAGACCGTCATGCTCAATCGCGTGAACGGCCTCGGCGTCTCCGAGGCGACCGTGCAGCGCCAGGGCGACCGGTCGCTGCTCGTGCAGCTTCCCGGCGTCCGTGACGTGGAAGGCGCGCTCGAGGCGCTCGGCAGCACCGGCCGGCTCGAGTTCGTGGACGTCGCGAGCCTGCCGGCGACCGTGCAGGCCGGCATCGAGGAGGGGGCGCAGATCCCGGAGGGCACCCCCTACGAGCCCGTGCTGACCGGGGAGGTCATACAGCGGGCGGCCCCGGGTACGGACGACCTGGGCAGGATCGTCGTGAACCTGAGCATGGACCGGCGGGGCGCCGAGGCCTGGGCGCAGTACACCGGAGCCAACGTGGGCGAGCGCGTCGCGATCGTGCTCGACGGCACCGTCCAGTCCGCGCCGCAGATCAGGGAGCGCATCCCCACGGGCGAGACGCAGATATCCGGCGACTTCACGCCGGAAGAGGCGAGGCGGCTCGCCGCGGTGCTGGAAGCGGGTGCCCTGCCCGTCTCGCTGGAGTTCTCGGAGTCGCGCGTCGTGGGCCCGACCCTGGGACAGGAGTCGCTTCGCCAGGGCCTGCTGGCGGGTCTGGCGGGCCTGGGGCTCGTGGCGGTCTACATGCTGGCGGTCTACCGGGGCCTCGGCGTGCTCAGCTGGGTCAGCCTGGGCGTCTTCGGCTCGATCTTCCTCGGGATCCTGGCCGTGATGTCGAAAGCGGGCGTGTTCACGCTGACGCTGCCCGGCATCGCGGGCATCGTGCTCACCGTCGGCCTGGCAGCCGACTCGGCCATCCTGATGTTCGAGCGCTTCAAGGAGGAGGTGCGGCTGGGCAAGACCGCCCGCAGCGCCGCTGTCTCCGGCACCCGGCACGCCTACGGGACGAACCTCGACGGCGACCTCGTCACGTTCGTCACCGCGCTGGTGCTGTACGTCCTGTCGATCGGGCCGGTGAGGGGGTTCGCGCTCACGCTGATGATCGGCCTGGCCGTCGACCTGTTCGTCGCCTGGTTCCTGACACGGCCCGCGATGATCCTCATCGCCGAGTCGGCGGCGTCCAAGACGCCCTGGCTCCTCGGCCTGAGGGGAGGTGGGACCCGTGCCTAG
- a CDS encoding HD domain-containing protein: MGQSEFRTVSLEEIQTDVGVLAYLEAGDDYLGAIGYTEHGLRHANLVAHIAGNIVRRLGYAERQADLAAMAGFLHDIGNCISREDHGVSAALLAKSVLWRLGMDPREIAVIMNALGNHEEEFGIATTVPGAAAIMADKSDVHHTRVRNPDPKTFDIHDRVNYAAKRSFLRVDSDARLCTLEIDIDIESVSVMEYFEIFLSRMQMCRRAAVVLDSTFSLVINGTKLL; encoded by the coding sequence ATGGGGCAGTCCGAGTTCAGGACGGTCAGCCTGGAGGAGATCCAGACCGACGTGGGCGTGCTCGCCTACCTCGAAGCGGGTGACGACTACCTCGGCGCCATCGGCTACACGGAGCACGGGTTGCGCCACGCGAACCTCGTGGCGCACATCGCAGGCAACATCGTGCGGCGGCTCGGTTACGCCGAACGCCAGGCCGACCTCGCGGCGATGGCGGGGTTCCTGCACGACATCGGCAACTGCATCTCCCGCGAGGACCACGGCGTCTCCGCGGCGCTGCTCGCCAAGTCCGTGCTGTGGCGCCTCGGAATGGACCCGCGCGAGATCGCCGTGATCATGAACGCGCTGGGCAACCACGAGGAGGAGTTCGGCATCGCCACCACGGTCCCCGGCGCGGCCGCCATCATGGCCGACAAGTCCGACGTCCACCACACGCGCGTGCGCAATCCCGACCCCAAGACGTTCGACATACACGACCGAGTGAACTACGCGGCGAAGCGGTCGTTCCTGCGCGTGGACTCGGACGCACGCCTGTGCACCCTGGAGATCGACATCGATATCGAGAGCGTGTCGGTGATGGAGTACTTCGAGATATTCCTGTCCCGCATGCAGATGTGCCGCAGGGCGGCGGTCGTGCTCGACTCGACCTTCAGTCTTGTCATAAACGGCACCAAACTGCTTTAG
- the yajC gene encoding preprotein translocase subunit YajC translates to MNQTFTIVYLAVIVAAFYFLVIRPQTQRQRQQAALTASLREGDRVLTAGGVYGVVVSLGEESLRLQVADGVVVEVAKGAVVQRAEFVAGAVGE, encoded by the coding sequence ATGAACCAGACGTTCACGATCGTCTATCTCGCCGTCATCGTCGCGGCCTTCTACTTCCTCGTCATCCGTCCGCAGACGCAACGCCAGCGCCAGCAGGCCGCGCTCACCGCCTCGTTGCGCGAGGGCGACCGCGTGCTGACGGCCGGGGGCGTCTACGGCGTGGTCGTGAGCCTCGGGGAGGAGAGCCTGCGCCTCCAGGTGGCCGACGGCGTCGTGGTCGAGGTGGCGAAGGGCGCCGTGGTGCAGCGCGCCGAGTTCGTGGCCGGCGCGGTGGGGGAGTAG
- the tgt gene encoding tRNA guanosine(34) transglycosylase Tgt translates to MTSTFHIDARDPRTAARAGVLVTAHGEVRTPAFMPVGTRATVKGMTPETLAGIGASIVLANAYHLFLRPGHGLVDRAGGLHAFMNWDRPVLTDSGGFQIFSLSDTLRVSDEGVEFRSVVDGTTHAWTPEENMAIQEALGADVAMVLDVCPPYPAEESVVARAVRRSASWAARCKAAHASPDQLLFGIVQGGLYPHLRAESVERTAGIGFSGYGIGGYSVGEPHDRMLESLEPVAAALPSDAPRYLMGVGSPTTMLRAAALGVDLFDSVLPTRTARLGTALTSRGRMNMRNARWADDLAPLDVACSCPACAGFSRAYIRHLVNAKEMLGAILLTTHNLWFLSHLMERAREAVLGGRYGVFLREWLEGPGAEDF, encoded by the coding sequence GTGACGTCGACCTTCCACATAGACGCGCGCGATCCGCGCACCGCGGCTCGAGCCGGCGTGCTCGTCACCGCCCACGGGGAGGTGCGCACGCCCGCGTTCATGCCGGTGGGCACACGCGCGACCGTCAAGGGGATGACGCCCGAGACGTTGGCCGGTATCGGAGCGAGCATCGTGCTCGCCAACGCGTACCACCTCTTCCTGCGCCCCGGACACGGGCTCGTGGACCGGGCCGGAGGGCTCCACGCGTTCATGAACTGGGACCGGCCGGTGCTGACCGATTCCGGCGGGTTCCAGATCTTCAGCCTCTCGGACACGTTGAGGGTGAGCGACGAGGGCGTCGAGTTCCGCTCCGTCGTGGACGGGACCACGCACGCGTGGACGCCCGAGGAGAACATGGCGATCCAAGAGGCGCTCGGCGCGGACGTGGCGATGGTGCTGGACGTGTGCCCGCCGTACCCTGCCGAGGAGAGCGTGGTCGCTCGAGCCGTGAGGCGCTCCGCCTCGTGGGCCGCGCGGTGCAAGGCCGCGCACGCCTCGCCGGACCAGCTCCTCTTCGGCATCGTGCAGGGAGGGCTCTACCCGCACCTGCGCGCCGAGAGCGTCGAGAGGACCGCCGGGATCGGCTTCTCCGGCTACGGCATCGGAGGCTACTCGGTGGGAGAGCCCCACGATCGGATGCTCGAGAGCTTGGAGCCCGTGGCCGCGGCGCTGCCCTCCGACGCGCCGCGGTACCTGATGGGGGTCGGCAGCCCCACCACCATGCTCCGCGCGGCCGCGCTGGGCGTCGACCTGTTCGACAGCGTGCTGCCCACGCGCACGGCGCGGCTGGGCACGGCACTGACCTCACGCGGCCGGATGAACATGCGCAACGCGCGCTGGGCCGACGACCTCGCGCCGCTCGACGTGGCGTGCTCCTGCCCGGCGTGCGCGGGGTTCAGCCGCGCCTACATACGCCACCTCGTGAACGCCAAGGAGATGCTGGGCGCGATCCTGCTCACCACTCACAACCTATGGTTCCTGTCGCACCTCATGGAGCGGGCGCGCGAGGCGGTCCTCGGGGGTAGGTACGGGGTGTTCCTGCGCGAGTGGCTCGAGGGGCCGGGCGCCGAGGATTTCTGA
- a CDS encoding RNA polymerase sigma factor, with amino-acid sequence MRRDGDHTADVEAARLGDTDAFERLVRAHADAVYGHALRFFGDPHAAEDAAQEVFVKVYRSLATFDGRSSFSTWLYTVTRRVCLDMFRAGKRRPLPVDPLTAPERATPDFAEGVTEARALESAMSALAPEDRDALGAVTLFGLSYAEAAEALAVPVGTVKSRVFRARRTLLHVLGEAEAKGGAA; translated from the coding sequence ATGCGGCGCGACGGTGACCACACCGCCGACGTGGAAGCGGCGAGACTCGGCGACACGGACGCGTTCGAGCGGCTCGTTCGGGCGCACGCGGATGCCGTGTACGGTCACGCCCTGCGCTTCTTCGGCGATCCCCACGCGGCCGAGGACGCGGCCCAGGAGGTGTTCGTCAAGGTGTACCGTTCGCTGGCGACCTTCGACGGGCGCTCGTCGTTCTCCACGTGGCTCTACACCGTCACCCGCCGCGTCTGCCTCGACATGTTCCGCGCGGGCAAGCGCCGGCCGCTGCCCGTCGACCCGCTGACGGCCCCCGAGCGCGCCACGCCGGATTTCGCCGAGGGCGTGACCGAGGCGCGCGCGCTGGAGTCCGCGATGTCGGCGCTGGCTCCGGAGGACCGCGACGCGCTCGGGGCGGTGACGCTCTTCGGGCTGAGCTACGCGGAGGCCGCCGAAGCGCTCGCCGTGCCGGTGGGCACCGTGAAGTCCCGCGTGTTCCGCGCGCGGCGGACGCTGCTGCACGTACTGGGTGAGGCCGAGGCGAAGGGGGGTGCCGCATAG
- the queA gene encoding tRNA preQ1(34) S-adenosylmethionine ribosyltransferase-isomerase QueA, translating into MAYTPFGRPDERHAVLTEDFDYDLPSGLVAQHPAQPRDSCRLLVLDRVSGQVDHRVFADLPELLSEGDLLVVNETRVMPARLKGAKDATGGAVEVLLLRERYEDTWECLVRPGRRLKPGARIVFGDGGLTALVVDQLEGGGRLLHLAYSTPTLMDAVHELGEIPLPPYVTEPLEDPELYQTVFAREERSAAAPTAGLHFTPGLLERLGRGGVRVARIGLDVGIDTFLPVTEENAEDHRIHAERFHLSEAAARETAEAGRRGGRVVAVGTTVVRALESAYDHESGEVVPAEGRTDLFILAGFRFNVVDALVTNFHAPRSTLLMMVSAFAGRENVMGAYRTAMREGYRFLSFGDAMLIL; encoded by the coding sequence ATGGCGTATACTCCCTTCGGCCGCCCCGATGAGAGGCACGCCGTGCTCACCGAGGACTTCGACTACGACCTTCCCAGCGGGCTCGTCGCGCAGCACCCCGCCCAGCCACGGGACTCGTGCCGGCTGCTCGTGCTGGACCGCGTCAGCGGCCAGGTCGACCACCGCGTCTTCGCCGACCTGCCCGAGCTGCTGTCCGAGGGCGATCTGCTGGTGGTCAACGAGACGCGAGTCATGCCCGCGCGGCTCAAGGGCGCCAAGGACGCCACCGGCGGCGCGGTCGAGGTGTTGCTCCTCCGGGAGCGCTACGAGGACACCTGGGAGTGCCTCGTCCGGCCGGGGAGGCGGCTGAAGCCCGGCGCGCGGATCGTGTTCGGCGACGGCGGCCTCACCGCGCTCGTCGTGGACCAGCTCGAGGGGGGCGGGCGGCTGCTGCATCTCGCCTACTCGACGCCCACCCTGATGGATGCCGTCCACGAGCTGGGCGAGATCCCGCTCCCGCCGTACGTCACCGAGCCCCTGGAGGACCCGGAGCTCTACCAGACCGTCTTCGCCCGGGAGGAGCGCTCGGCGGCCGCCCCGACCGCGGGCCTGCACTTCACCCCCGGGCTGCTGGAGCGCCTCGGCCGCGGGGGAGTGCGCGTGGCGCGCATAGGACTCGACGTCGGCATCGACACGTTCCTCCCCGTCACCGAGGAGAACGCCGAGGACCACCGGATCCACGCCGAGCGCTTCCACCTGAGCGAGGCCGCTGCGCGCGAGACCGCCGAGGCCGGCAGGCGCGGTGGCCGGGTCGTCGCGGTCGGGACGACGGTCGTGCGCGCTCTCGAGTCCGCCTACGACCACGAGAGCGGAGAGGTGGTTCCCGCCGAGGGGCGCACGGACCTCTTCATCCTGGCCGGTTTCCGTTTCAACGTCGTGGACGCCCTGGTGACGAACTTCCATGCGCCGCGGTCCACCCTGCTGATGATGGTGAGCGCATTCGCGGGACGCGAGAACGTGATGGGGGCGTACCGCACGGCCATGCGGGAGGGCTACCGCTTCCTGTCCTTCGGCGACGCCATGCTCATCCTGTAG
- a CDS encoding epoxyqueuosine reductase QueH — translation MGERMRKGGTVRIALHACCGPCLLEPLAALLSEHEVLVVYANPNIHPLREYERRRDTLTSYAEDRGLEVVEAAYDPSAWVEAVAGAAGDPGRRCERCFRLRLGMAAREAARTGAEAVATTLTVSPHQDPEAIARAGEEACAEHGVRFLATDFRSRYPEAVRRSRELGMYRQRYCGCILSEAEAAAASRSRGAR, via the coding sequence GTGGGCGAACGGATGCGGAAAGGGGGCACCGTGAGGATAGCGCTGCACGCGTGCTGCGGGCCCTGTCTGCTCGAGCCCCTGGCCGCGCTTCTGTCCGAGCACGAAGTGCTGGTGGTGTACGCCAACCCGAACATCCACCCCCTGCGGGAGTACGAGCGCAGGCGGGACACGCTGACGTCCTACGCCGAGGATCGGGGACTGGAGGTCGTGGAGGCGGCCTACGACCCCTCGGCCTGGGTGGAGGCGGTCGCCGGTGCCGCGGGGGACCCGGGCCGGCGATGCGAGCGCTGCTTCAGGCTGCGTCTGGGCATGGCCGCCCGGGAGGCCGCGCGCACCGGTGCCGAGGCGGTGGCGACGACGCTGACTGTCAGCCCGCACCAGGACCCCGAGGCGATCGCCCGCGCAGGTGAGGAAGCATGCGCCGAGCACGGGGTGCGTTTCCTGGCGACCGATTTCCGCTCCCGGTACCCGGAAGCCGTCCGGCGCTCCAGGGAGCTCGGCATGTACCGTCAACGCTACTGCGGCTGCATACTGAGCGAAGCCGAGGCCGCAGCCGCAAGCCGAAGCCGCGGGGCGCGCTGA
- a CDS encoding cold-shock protein gives MAEGTVKWFNPDKGYGFISREDGDDLFVHYSEIQGEGFKTLDEGQAVSFEVTTGQNGKLQASNVRKL, from the coding sequence ATGGCTGAGGGTACTGTCAAGTGGTTCAATCCGGACAAGGGTTACGGGTTCATCTCGCGGGAGGACGGGGACGACCTGTTCGTCCACTACTCCGAGATCCAAGGCGAGGGGTTCAAGACCCTCGACGAGGGTCAGGCGGTGTCTTTCGAGGTCACCACCGGGCAGAACGGTAAACTGCAGGCGAGCAACGTCCGCAAGCTCTAG